From Chiloscyllium punctatum isolate Juve2018m chromosome 39, sChiPun1.3, whole genome shotgun sequence, one genomic window encodes:
- the rasd4 gene encoding rasd family member 4 — protein MSLAVKERNQVRLVFLGAAGVGKTSLIRRFLLDTFESKYKRTVDELHRKEYDLGSMKVTIEIMDTSGSYSFPAMRKLSIQSSDAFALVYAVDDAESFEVVRSLREEILDIKEDKYTPIVVIGNKADNLSDRQVSSEEIMSLVELEWNSRHLESSAKDNANVLEVFQELLRQANLPSRLSPALRRRRETFPTESHARPPMNKTNSCRIS, from the coding sequence ATGTCTCTGGCTGTGAAGGAAAGAAACCAGGTCCGTCTGGTCTTCCTCGGGGCGGCTGGGGTGGGGAAGACATCGCTGATCCGGAGGTTTCTGCTCGACACTTTCGAGTCGAAGTACAAGAGGACGGTGGACGAGCTTCACCGCAAAGAGTACGACTTGGGGTCCATGAAGGTCACGATCGAGATCATGGACACCAGCGGCAGCTACTCATTCCCAGCCATGAGGAAGCTCTCCATCCAGAGCAGCGACGCTTTCGCCCTGGTCTATGCTGTGGACGACGCCGAGTCCTTCGAAGTGGTGAGAAGCCTCCGGGAGGAGATCCTCGACATCAAGGAAGACAAGTACACGCCGATTGTGGTGATCGGCAACAAGGCGGACAACCTGAGCGACAGGCAAGTGTCCAGCGAGGAGATCATGTCCCTGGTGGAGCTGGAATGGAACAGCCGCCACCTGGAGTCCTCGGCCAAAGACAACGCCAACGTGCTGGAAGTTTTCCAAGAGCTCCTGCGGCAGGCGAACTTACCGAGCCGCCTGAGCCCGGCCCTGAGGAGGAGGCGAGAAACTTTCCCCACCGAGAGCCATGCCCGACCTCCCATGAACAAAACCAACAGCTGCCGCATCTCCTAA